One genomic region from Haloarcula taiwanensis encodes:
- a CDS encoding helix-turn-helix domain-containing protein, producing MIDIALDMEQYDCPFIDTTADHSVAFAAVHWDFDQRARELETRMVVEAEDAGILDTGLDSLQAHENMNDCVLLRREENAAHIRTTIEETAAMQTIRDNGGYITGPFHIEAGSETWHVGFDRGRDADTTLSELDRDNEYDVVERTSTTLPQLQDLVQNAGAAMTLVDGCRDLSDTERETLETAVSEGYFESPRDATLGSLAEDFGVSKPAVSKNLRRGERKMIERVVDALDEIED from the coding sequence ATGATAGACATCGCTCTGGACATGGAGCAGTACGACTGCCCCTTCATCGACACGACGGCAGACCACAGTGTCGCCTTTGCAGCAGTACACTGGGACTTCGATCAGCGTGCGCGGGAGTTGGAGACGCGGATGGTTGTCGAAGCCGAGGACGCGGGGATACTCGATACGGGGCTTGACAGCTTGCAGGCTCACGAGAACATGAACGACTGTGTGCTGTTACGCCGCGAAGAAAACGCCGCGCACATCCGGACGACGATCGAAGAAACAGCGGCGATGCAGACCATCAGGGACAACGGCGGGTACATCACCGGCCCGTTCCATATCGAGGCGGGCAGCGAAACCTGGCACGTCGGCTTCGACCGCGGCCGGGACGCCGACACGACGCTCTCGGAACTGGACCGCGACAACGAGTACGACGTGGTCGAACGCACGTCGACGACGCTCCCACAGCTTCAGGACCTTGTCCAGAACGCCGGCGCGGCGATGACGCTCGTCGACGGCTGTCGGGACCTCTCGGACACCGAACGCGAGACGCTGGAGACCGCCGTCTCCGAGGGCTACTTCGAGTCGCCCCGGGACGCGACGCTGGGGTCGCTGGCCGAGGACTTCGGCGTGTCCAAACCCGCCGTCTCGAAGAATCTCCGACGCGGCGAGCGGAAGATGATCGAGCGCGTCGTCGACGCACTGGACGAGATCGAGGACTGA
- a CDS encoding ABC transporter ATP-binding protein has protein sequence MSLLELAGVQTYYGDSHILEGVDLSVEEGEVVALAGRNGVGKTTTLRTVLQLTPPREGSITFRDESLVGLETHEVAGRGLGWIPEDRRIFGQLTVEENLRAAIPDPDDVGDGLRLAFDSFPILEERRGQDAGTLSGGQQQMLAIARGLVGDNDLLLVDEPSEGLAPQIVTDVAEALSTASEDVTMLLVEQNLPLALDLADRFYILDKGRVVDDGETAAVTADDERFRRYLSA, from the coding sequence GTGAGCCTGCTCGAACTCGCCGGCGTCCAGACCTACTACGGCGACAGCCACATCCTCGAAGGCGTCGACCTCTCGGTCGAGGAGGGAGAGGTGGTCGCGCTCGCCGGCCGTAACGGCGTCGGCAAGACCACCACGCTCCGGACGGTTCTGCAGTTGACGCCGCCCCGCGAGGGGTCGATTACCTTCCGGGACGAGTCGCTGGTCGGCCTGGAGACCCACGAGGTCGCCGGCCGCGGCCTCGGCTGGATTCCGGAGGACCGCCGGATATTCGGTCAGCTCACGGTCGAGGAAAACCTCCGTGCAGCGATACCGGACCCGGACGACGTGGGCGACGGCCTCCGGCTGGCCTTCGACTCGTTCCCCATCCTCGAAGAGCGACGCGGTCAGGACGCCGGCACGCTGTCGGGCGGGCAACAGCAGATGCTCGCCATCGCCCGCGGGCTGGTCGGCGACAACGACCTCCTGCTGGTCGACGAGCCGAGCGAGGGGCTGGCCCCCCAAATCGTCACGGACGTGGCCGAGGCGCTGTCGACGGCGAGCGAGGACGTGACGATGTTGCTGGTCGAGCAGAACCTCCCGCTGGCGCTGGACCTGGCCGACCGGTTCTACATCCTCGACAAAGGACGGGTCGTCGACGACGGCGAGACAGCGGCGGTCACGGCCGACGACGAACGGTTCAGGAGGTATCTGTCGGCATGA
- a CDS encoding anaerobic glycerol-3-phosphate dehydrogenase subunit B yields MAIESEVLVIGGGLGGLTSALAAAREGADVRLVSYKQSTLRQASGLVDVLGYTPDGDGPLTNPYEAIPSLPESHPYRKVGVQTVRDALSLFDDAVPTYEGEHTETNALLPTHGGSIKPTARYPAGASAGLASDTRDTLLVGIEEMVDFDAPHVAAHLDATGVPFDVRGETIRFPGDLRADAKVTRYAKLLDTNSEVAVRGRMVPAREALAQRVNPLLEDEDRVGFPAILGDDNPGAIRDALGDRLGVDVFEVPMGPPSLPGLRLEDALFAALDEAGASIETGNPVVDFEGEDRIEKVFIEKNGAKIPNSADQYVLATGGFVGKGVESDREGVYEPIFDCHVPHAEDRYDWFEGQLFGDHEFARYGVATDDDLRPLDASEHSEFENLRAAGSVLGGYDFAAEKSGSGVSIATGYAAGQRAAQEAR; encoded by the coding sequence ATGGCTATTGAGTCAGAGGTACTCGTCATCGGCGGCGGCCTCGGCGGACTGACCAGTGCGCTGGCGGCCGCCCGAGAAGGAGCCGACGTGCGACTGGTTTCCTACAAGCAGAGCACGCTTCGCCAGGCGTCTGGCCTGGTTGACGTGCTCGGCTACACGCCAGACGGCGACGGCCCACTGACCAACCCGTACGAGGCGATTCCGTCGCTCCCGGAGAGCCACCCGTACCGGAAAGTCGGCGTCCAGACGGTCCGTGACGCGCTGTCGCTGTTTGACGACGCGGTCCCGACCTACGAAGGCGAACACACGGAGACGAACGCGCTCTTGCCGACCCACGGCGGGAGTATCAAGCCGACCGCCCGCTACCCGGCTGGAGCCAGCGCCGGCCTCGCCAGCGACACCCGCGACACGCTGCTTGTCGGCATCGAGGAGATGGTCGACTTCGACGCCCCCCACGTCGCTGCCCATCTCGACGCGACGGGCGTCCCGTTCGATGTCCGCGGCGAGACGATCCGATTCCCGGGCGACCTGCGCGCGGACGCGAAGGTCACCCGATACGCCAAACTGCTCGATACCAACAGCGAGGTGGCGGTCCGCGGGCGCATGGTCCCGGCCCGCGAGGCGCTGGCACAGCGCGTGAACCCGTTGCTGGAGGACGAGGATCGGGTCGGGTTCCCGGCAATTCTCGGCGACGACAATCCCGGCGCGATCCGCGACGCACTGGGCGACCGCCTCGGCGTCGACGTGTTCGAAGTCCCGATGGGGCCGCCGTCGCTGCCCGGCCTCCGCCTTGAGGACGCGCTGTTTGCGGCGCTTGACGAGGCCGGGGCCAGCATCGAGACCGGCAACCCCGTCGTCGACTTCGAGGGCGAGGACCGCATCGAGAAGGTATTCATCGAGAAGAACGGTGCGAAGATTCCCAACAGCGCCGACCAGTACGTCCTCGCGACCGGCGGCTTCGTCGGCAAGGGCGTCGAGTCCGACCGCGAGGGTGTGTACGAACCTATCTTCGATTGCCACGTCCCCCACGCCGAGGACCGTTACGACTGGTTCGAGGGCCAACTGTTTGGCGACCACGAGTTCGCCCGCTACGGCGTGGCGACCGACGACGACCTGCGCCCCCTCGACGCGAGTGAGCACAGCGAGTTCGAGAACCTGCGGGCCGCCGGCTCCGTGCTTGGCGGGTACGACTTCGCCGCCGAGAAGTCCGGTAGCGGGGTCTCGATTGCAACAGGCTACGCGGCGGGCCAGCGCGCCGCACAGGAGGCACGATGA
- a CDS encoding phosphoenolpyruvate carboxylase, whose translation MTLHAREINQDVRELGALLGEVLEAQTSTEAFETVETIRNSCIDYRRGDAETRDEVHRALNRLNPETQDIVARAFTTYFELINLAEERERVREIREGSQEGVLADSVEEAVRDLAERGADPEEFEQVLEDVLIQPTFTAHPTEARRKTVKAKLRSVARDIERLDERRLTEREQNRIERDLDAEVTSLWQTPQVRDRRPEVTDEALNVQWYLENVLFDVIDEVYDELEHTLEDVYDEDIDIDTLYEFRSWAGSDRDGNPFVTTEVTEETLERQRDTVLPLYRNKLKELSGVLSQDASNIATDALFNERLDRHKSRLPGIAAEAEERYPDEPYRQKLRLMRESVIRVSDVRQGGYENEEELLTDLRVIADSLRENDAEVIAEAHVDPLIRKVETFGFTLASLDLRDHRKMHTDAIAEAVDRQGIDYAAMDEDERVEFLTEAILQDNPVIDMEDTEGLSEDATRVLDRFRATADWQNEFGIDAIDTYAISWCEEPSHALEVLFLADQVDIVDLPGYCGFDVVPLLESEYALSGARRIMGTLFENEAYSQALEARDNIQEIMLGYSDSNKENGFLAANWSLYNNQKRLADITDDYDVEMRLFHGRGGSISRGGGPMNDAMLALPNETVTGQIKFTEQGEAIAEKYANHDIAERNLEQMLNAQIRARKNAIEEPVEEIPDEWEDAMETAADAARDEYQDLLETDGFVEFFEQATPITVIENLNMGSRPASRSEDRSVEDLRAIPWVFSWTQARCIIPGWYSISTGLDAYLENGGDMETLQEMYENWPFFRTKLDNASLALARTDLGIAEEYADLADPELRERIYPRIVEEYEDTVEKVLEITGQDGLLSRDWLKENLERRNPYVDPLNLLQVRLLKQSHRTETERRTLRLTVQGIAAGMKNTG comes from the coding sequence ATGACTTTGCACGCCAGAGAGATAAACCAGGACGTACGGGAGCTGGGTGCGCTCCTGGGCGAAGTGCTGGAGGCACAGACCTCGACCGAAGCGTTCGAAACGGTAGAAACGATTCGGAACTCGTGTATCGACTACCGGCGCGGGGACGCCGAGACGCGGGACGAGGTCCACCGGGCACTGAACCGGCTGAATCCGGAGACGCAGGACATTGTCGCACGCGCGTTTACTACCTACTTCGAACTTATCAATCTCGCCGAGGAACGCGAACGGGTCCGGGAAATCCGAGAAGGCAGTCAGGAAGGCGTGCTGGCAGACAGCGTCGAGGAAGCCGTCCGGGACCTGGCCGAACGCGGCGCGGACCCGGAGGAGTTCGAGCAGGTCCTCGAAGACGTGCTCATCCAGCCGACGTTCACGGCCCATCCGACCGAAGCCCGCCGGAAGACAGTGAAGGCGAAGCTCCGGTCAGTGGCCCGTGACATCGAACGACTCGACGAGCGGCGACTCACCGAACGCGAACAGAATCGTATCGAGCGGGATCTCGACGCCGAAGTGACAAGCCTCTGGCAGACCCCGCAGGTACGGGACCGCCGGCCGGAGGTCACCGACGAGGCACTGAACGTGCAGTGGTACCTCGAAAACGTCCTGTTCGATGTCATCGACGAGGTGTACGACGAACTCGAACACACGCTCGAAGACGTGTACGACGAGGACATCGATATCGACACCCTCTACGAGTTCCGCTCGTGGGCCGGCTCGGACCGTGACGGCAACCCGTTTGTCACCACCGAGGTGACCGAGGAGACCCTAGAGCGCCAGCGCGATACCGTCCTGCCGCTGTACCGCAACAAGCTCAAGGAACTCTCCGGCGTGCTCAGTCAGGACGCCTCGAACATCGCGACCGACGCGCTGTTCAACGAGCGACTGGACCGGCACAAGTCCAGGCTCCCCGGCATCGCCGCGGAGGCTGAGGAACGCTATCCGGACGAGCCCTACCGCCAGAAGCTCCGGCTGATGCGCGAATCCGTCATCCGGGTCAGCGACGTTCGTCAGGGCGGCTACGAGAACGAGGAGGAACTGCTGACCGACCTCCGCGTCATCGCCGACAGTCTTCGGGAGAACGACGCCGAAGTCATCGCAGAGGCTCACGTCGACCCGCTGATCCGCAAAGTCGAGACATTCGGCTTCACCCTCGCTAGCCTCGATCTGCGCGACCACCGGAAGATGCACACCGACGCCATCGCCGAGGCTGTCGACCGGCAAGGCATCGATTACGCGGCGATGGACGAGGACGAGCGCGTCGAGTTCCTGACCGAAGCGATTCTGCAGGACAACCCCGTCATCGACATGGAAGACACCGAGGGGCTCTCGGAGGATGCTACCCGCGTCCTCGACCGATTCCGCGCCACCGCCGACTGGCAAAACGAGTTCGGCATCGACGCTATCGACACCTACGCCATTTCGTGGTGTGAGGAGCCCAGCCACGCGCTTGAAGTTCTGTTCCTCGCTGACCAGGTCGACATCGTCGACTTGCCCGGTTACTGCGGGTTCGACGTGGTGCCGCTGCTGGAATCGGAGTACGCCCTCTCGGGCGCGCGCCGCATCATGGGCACGCTGTTCGAGAACGAAGCCTACTCTCAGGCACTGGAGGCCCGGGACAACATTCAAGAAATCATGCTGGGCTACTCCGACTCGAACAAGGAGAACGGCTTCCTCGCCGCCAACTGGTCGCTGTACAACAACCAGAAGCGTCTGGCGGACATCACGGACGACTACGACGTGGAGATGCGTCTGTTCCACGGCCGCGGCGGCTCTATCTCTCGCGGTGGCGGTCCGATGAACGACGCCATGCTGGCCCTGCCAAACGAGACGGTGACCGGCCAGATCAAGTTCACCGAGCAGGGCGAGGCCATCGCCGAGAAGTACGCCAACCACGACATCGCCGAGCGCAACCTCGAACAGATGCTCAACGCCCAGATTCGGGCGCGGAAAAACGCCATCGAGGAGCCGGTCGAGGAGATCCCCGACGAGTGGGAGGACGCAATGGAGACGGCGGCCGATGCTGCCCGCGACGAGTATCAGGACCTGCTTGAGACCGACGGCTTCGTCGAGTTCTTCGAGCAGGCGACGCCCATCACCGTCATCGAGAACCTCAACATGGGCTCGCGACCGGCCTCCCGCAGCGAGGACCGCAGCGTCGAGGACCTCCGTGCCATCCCGTGGGTGTTCTCCTGGACGCAGGCCCGCTGTATCATCCCCGGCTGGTACTCCATCTCGACCGGGCTGGACGCATACCTAGAAAACGGCGGCGATATGGAAACGCTACAGGAGATGTACGAGAACTGGCCGTTCTTCCGGACGAAACTCGACAACGCGTCGCTGGCACTCGCCCGTACCGACCTCGGAATCGCCGAGGAGTACGCCGACCTCGCCGACCCCGAACTCCGCGAGCGTATCTACCCGCGAATCGTCGAGGAGTACGAGGACACTGTCGAGAAGGTGCTCGAAATCACTGGGCAGGACGGGCTCCTCTCGCGGGACTGGCTCAAGGAGAACCTTGAGCGCCGGAACCCGTACGTCGACCCGCTGAACCTGTTGCAGGTCCGCCTGCTCAAGCAGTCCCACCGGACCGAAACCGAGCGCCGGACCCTGCGGCTGACCGTCCAGGGCATCGCGGCCGGAATGAAAAACACTGGGTGA
- a CDS encoding branched-chain amino acid ABC transporter permease yields MILEALAEFLTLGELGGVIVNGLAKSALYVMIASGLTLIFGLMGVLNFAHGSLTMVGAYLGGLLMVVTVTGGTAPLTRLGLFFVAIVVAFALLTALGGAIETTIIRPLYDRPPIYQILLTFGLTLVIEELTRIVLGVYGLQPLSDWQAALATKPQFLREPVALGPVSAGWMSLFQILLGAITVVGIWAFLTRTRYGLYIRAGSEDAEMAAALGIDVRQVFTVVFALGIGLAGAAGTLLMWDPTWGASVPLAAETLLPAFIVVIVGGLGTFRGTVVAALVVGMADAVTTWWFQNVIEFTGLPELVLFLVLVVTLIVRPQGLFGVEEVGGH; encoded by the coding sequence ATGATACTGGAAGCTCTCGCGGAGTTTCTGACGCTGGGCGAACTCGGCGGCGTCATCGTCAACGGTCTCGCCAAGTCGGCGCTGTACGTCATGATCGCAAGCGGCCTCACACTCATCTTCGGCCTGATGGGCGTGTTGAACTTCGCCCACGGCTCGCTGACGATGGTCGGGGCGTACCTCGGCGGCCTCCTGATGGTGGTGACGGTCACCGGCGGGACAGCGCCGCTGACTCGCCTCGGCCTGTTCTTCGTCGCCATCGTCGTCGCCTTCGCCCTGCTGACGGCGCTCGGCGGGGCCATCGAGACGACCATCATCCGGCCGCTGTACGACCGCCCGCCGATATACCAGATTCTGCTGACGTTCGGCCTGACGCTTGTCATCGAGGAGCTGACCCGCATCGTGCTGGGGGTCTACGGCCTCCAGCCGCTGTCTGACTGGCAGGCCGCGCTGGCGACCAAGCCGCAGTTCCTCCGGGAACCGGTCGCTCTCGGTCCCGTCAGCGCCGGCTGGATGTCGCTGTTCCAGATACTCCTGGGGGCGATTACCGTCGTCGGCATCTGGGCGTTCCTCACGCGGACCCGCTACGGCCTGTACATCCGGGCCGGGAGCGAGGACGCGGAGATGGCGGCGGCGCTGGGCATCGACGTGCGCCAGGTGTTCACTGTCGTGTTCGCGCTGGGTATCGGCCTGGCCGGCGCGGCCGGAACGCTCCTGATGTGGGACCCGACGTGGGGCGCGAGTGTGCCGCTTGCGGCCGAGACGCTGCTGCCCGCGTTCATCGTCGTCATCGTCGGCGGCCTCGGCACGTTTCGGGGCACCGTCGTGGCCGCCCTCGTAGTGGGGATGGCCGACGCGGTGACGACCTGGTGGTTCCAGAACGTCATCGAGTTCACCGGCCTGCCGGAACTGGTGCTGTTCCTCGTGCTCGTGGTGACGCTCATCGTCCGCCCGCAGGGCCTGTTCGGCGTCGAGGAGGTGGGGGGCCATTAG
- a CDS encoding universal stress protein yields the protein MALETVLLAVGPNDADRIDELADAVLDIASPAGATVIVAHVFTDDQYDGVVDRLEFESTGEANPDEVADRHTTVRELVSRFDDAGLSTQVRGAVGNHGEQIVSLAEVTESDLVVVGGRKRSPTGKAVFGSTAQEVMLNAPCPVTFVRGEE from the coding sequence ATGGCACTCGAAACCGTTCTTCTCGCAGTCGGACCGAACGACGCCGACCGAATCGACGAACTCGCTGACGCCGTGCTTGATATCGCGAGTCCGGCCGGCGCGACGGTCATCGTTGCACACGTATTCACCGACGACCAGTACGACGGCGTTGTCGACAGGCTCGAATTCGAATCGACCGGCGAAGCCAACCCCGACGAAGTCGCCGACCGCCACACAACCGTCCGGGAACTTGTCTCACGGTTCGACGACGCCGGTCTGTCGACGCAGGTCCGGGGTGCCGTGGGCAACCACGGCGAACAGATCGTCAGCCTCGCAGAGGTGACGGAGTCGGACCTCGTCGTCGTCGGCGGCCGCAAGCGCTCGCCGACCGGCAAGGCCGTCTTCGGCTCCACCGCACAGGAAGTCATGCTGAACGCGCCGTGCCCAGTCACGTTCGTCCGCGGCGAAGAGTAG
- a CDS encoding branched-chain amino acid ABC transporter substrate-binding protein has translation MQNTATRRRVLGALGAGVVGLSGCVSDDSSMTEQDDSDGGATDSGTNGESGGSGSAQTVTIGVLQPRAGDLKYYGDQALWGFLSGLAYKGGTEPPTDAGSGEITVTADDTEYRLLIRDTEFSADTAQTAATNLVENESVDLLAGCTSSAAASRVVTTVVNQAQVPIMLGPAASADITSNSATCSDLVYRASENTAMDARSGGKYVARETDVSSVYLFGADYSFGRAVVNNYRDVLEAEGVDIVGERFVEQGYAEWDGLLDNAEEAGAEGVVGGFTVATLPAMFNAFLSGEYSYRVFGGFATRITNSVVGGTMQSVLGEPLTEEKIRNSQLGPFTTRYHWNQYDNPINDAFVESYTDAYGVVPDLFSAGTFTGASAIHQAIQESGSTDGADIATSLKGLTVTDTPKGENGYTFQSYNNQARSAMTVANPIPTTDEWADNWGAAIMPGEPLARISDDETTIPQDSDQMGCSL, from the coding sequence ATGCAGAATACGGCTACACGGAGGCGCGTTCTCGGCGCGCTCGGTGCCGGTGTTGTCGGACTCAGCGGCTGTGTCAGTGACGACTCATCCATGACTGAACAGGACGATTCGGACGGCGGTGCGACGGACAGCGGCACGAACGGTGAATCGGGCGGCAGTGGCTCGGCACAGACAGTTACCATCGGGGTGCTCCAGCCCCGAGCCGGCGACCTGAAGTACTACGGCGACCAGGCGCTGTGGGGCTTCCTCTCCGGGCTGGCGTACAAGGGCGGGACGGAACCGCCGACAGACGCCGGGAGCGGCGAAATAACGGTCACTGCTGATGACACGGAGTACCGGCTGCTGATACGGGACACGGAGTTCTCGGCGGACACGGCCCAGACGGCGGCGACGAACCTCGTCGAGAACGAGAGCGTGGACCTGCTCGCGGGCTGTACGTCCTCGGCGGCGGCCAGCCGGGTCGTCACGACGGTCGTCAATCAGGCACAGGTCCCCATCATGCTCGGGCCGGCGGCGTCGGCCGACATCACGTCTAACTCGGCTACCTGTAGCGACCTCGTCTATCGGGCCAGCGAGAACACCGCGATGGACGCGCGATCGGGCGGGAAGTACGTCGCCAGAGAGACGGACGTATCGAGCGTCTACCTGTTCGGCGCGGACTACAGCTTCGGCCGCGCAGTCGTCAACAACTACCGAGACGTGCTCGAAGCTGAGGGCGTCGACATCGTCGGTGAGCGCTTTGTCGAACAGGGCTACGCCGAGTGGGACGGTTTGCTGGACAACGCCGAGGAGGCCGGAGCTGAGGGGGTCGTCGGCGGCTTCACGGTCGCGACGCTCCCGGCGATGTTCAATGCGTTCCTCTCGGGCGAGTATTCCTACCGCGTGTTCGGCGGGTTCGCAACCCGAATCACCAACAGCGTTGTCGGCGGGACGATGCAGAGCGTACTCGGCGAACCCCTGACCGAGGAGAAGATACGGAACTCACAGCTGGGGCCATTCACGACTCGCTACCACTGGAATCAGTACGACAATCCCATCAACGACGCGTTCGTCGAGAGCTACACCGACGCTTACGGCGTCGTCCCGGACCTGTTCTCGGCGGGGACGTTCACGGGCGCGTCGGCGATTCATCAGGCCATTCAGGAGAGCGGGTCGACCGACGGTGCAGACATCGCCACTTCCCTGAAGGGGCTGACTGTCACCGACACGCCGAAAGGCGAGAACGGCTACACTTTCCAGTCGTACAACAACCAGGCGCGGTCGGCGATGACCGTCGCGAACCCGATTCCGACGACCGACGAGTGGGCCGACAACTGGGGCGCAGCCATCATGCCCGGTGAACCGCTCGCCCGCATCAGCGACGACGAGACGACCATCCCGCAGGACAGCGATCAGATGGGCTGTTCACTGTAG
- a CDS encoding sn-glycerol-3-phosphate dehydrogenase subunit C: MSDAETPPETEFDPVAPNTGEEFEPVDVFPDSDDFDLRPGADSCYKCSTCDTNCPVAEVDDDFPGPKFQGPEQWRLKQSDDDYTVDDSVMDCSNCMRCDNACPSGVPLSQMHNTARGEYVSEQMDKLSVEYIRNRILANYRTSAFFASKVPRLANFAMNFGPARWVMEKTLGVTSERDFPEFARQTFREWWADRGGQAASRENAREARERRGLPEDADKKVAYFHGCYSNYNTPEVGKAMVRVYEEFGYEVVAPEQKCSGTPMFANGMLDDARRHAETNVSSMSELVDEGYHAIASCTSCSMALRQEYPELFDIDGIDKVAENTFEAVEYLRIHEDLKGEVQAADVDGELAEEFAYHAPCHSRNQGLDRQAVELFRDLDGAEVEDVGDSCSGISGTYGWKEEKYEKSMEIGEEMFEHMEHAEGDTGMTECPTCAMQMEHGSGYEIRHPLELLEAALVE; the protein is encoded by the coding sequence ATGAGTGACGCTGAAACCCCACCAGAGACAGAGTTTGACCCGGTAGCACCGAATACAGGCGAAGAGTTCGAACCAGTTGATGTCTTCCCCGACAGCGACGACTTCGACCTCCGTCCCGGCGCGGACTCCTGTTATAAATGCTCGACCTGCGACACGAACTGCCCTGTCGCGGAGGTCGACGACGACTTCCCCGGCCCGAAGTTCCAGGGTCCCGAACAGTGGCGGCTCAAGCAGTCCGACGACGACTACACCGTCGACGACTCGGTGATGGACTGCTCGAACTGCATGCGCTGTGACAACGCCTGTCCGTCTGGCGTCCCGCTCAGCCAGATGCACAACACCGCTCGCGGGGAGTATGTCAGCGAGCAGATGGACAAACTCTCCGTCGAGTACATCCGCAACCGCATTCTGGCGAACTACCGCACCTCCGCGTTCTTTGCGAGCAAGGTCCCGCGGTTGGCCAACTTCGCCATGAACTTCGGCCCGGCCCGCTGGGTCATGGAGAAGACACTTGGCGTCACCAGCGAGCGCGACTTCCCCGAGTTTGCACGGCAGACCTTCCGCGAGTGGTGGGCCGACCGCGGCGGTCAGGCGGCCTCGCGTGAGAACGCGAGGGAAGCGCGCGAGCGCCGCGGACTCCCCGAGGACGCCGACAAGAAGGTCGCGTATTTCCACGGCTGTTACTCCAATTACAACACGCCGGAGGTCGGCAAGGCCATGGTCCGGGTGTACGAGGAGTTCGGCTACGAGGTCGTCGCGCCAGAACAGAAGTGCTCTGGGACGCCGATGTTCGCCAACGGGATGCTCGACGACGCCCGCCGCCACGCCGAGACCAACGTCTCGTCGATGTCAGAACTCGTCGACGAGGGCTACCACGCCATCGCCTCCTGTACCTCCTGTTCGATGGCGCTCCGACAGGAGTACCCCGAACTGTTCGACATCGACGGCATCGACAAAGTGGCGGAGAACACGTTCGAAGCCGTCGAGTACCTCCGCATCCACGAGGACCTCAAGGGCGAAGTGCAGGCGGCTGACGTGGACGGCGAGCTGGCCGAAGAGTTCGCCTACCACGCCCCGTGTCACTCACGCAACCAGGGGCTTGATCGCCAGGCCGTCGAACTGTTCCGCGACCTCGACGGCGCTGAAGTTGAGGACGTGGGCGACTCCTGTTCCGGCATCTCGGGAACCTACGGCTGGAAAGAGGAAAAATACGAGAAGTCGATGGAAATCGGCGAGGAGATGTTCGAGCACATGGAACACGCCGAAGGCGATACCGGTATGACCGAGTGCCCGACCTGTGCGATGCAGATGGAACACGGGAGCGGATACGAGATCCGCCACCCGCTCGAACTCCTTGAAGCCGCGCTGGTCGAGTAA
- a CDS encoding ABC transporter ATP-binding protein — MLRTQGLTREFGGLTAVDSVDFELDTELCSLIGPNGAGKTTFFNLLTGTLSPTEGTVELQRDGRWENITDASPHETASKGLHRSYQVTNVFPNSTVLENVRVAEQAHSDDATTFWRNVDHYDEFTERAHELLDRVGLARRAQDIASTLSHGAKRKLEVAIALAGDPAVLLLDEPNAGVSSESVDEIRDLIEAVAEDYPVLLVEHNMDIVMGVSDRVVVLHQGAVIADGPPAEVQANPDVQSAYLGGYEPGSLNDESTAAESDPDSGEGTA, encoded by the coding sequence ATGCTCAGAACACAGGGACTGACCAGAGAGTTCGGGGGACTCACTGCCGTCGACAGCGTCGACTTCGAACTCGACACCGAACTCTGCTCGCTCATCGGTCCGAACGGGGCCGGGAAGACGACGTTCTTCAATCTGCTGACCGGGACCCTCTCGCCCACTGAGGGGACGGTCGAACTCCAGCGTGACGGACGGTGGGAAAACATCACCGACGCGTCACCCCACGAGACAGCCAGCAAGGGCCTCCACCGCTCCTATCAGGTGACGAATGTCTTCCCCAACAGCACGGTCTTGGAGAACGTCCGGGTCGCCGAACAGGCCCACAGCGACGACGCCACGACGTTCTGGCGTAACGTCGACCACTACGACGAGTTCACCGAGCGCGCCCACGAGCTTCTCGACCGGGTGGGGCTCGCCCGCCGGGCGCAAGATATCGCGAGCACGCTGAGCCACGGCGCGAAGCGCAAGCTCGAAGTCGCCATCGCGCTGGCCGGCGACCCCGCGGTCCTCCTGCTCGACGAGCCAAACGCCGGCGTCTCCTCGGAGAGCGTCGACGAAATCCGGGACCTCATCGAAGCAGTGGCGGAGGACTACCCGGTCCTGCTGGTCGAGCACAATATGGACATCGTGATGGGGGTCTCCGACCGCGTTGTCGTCCTGCATCAGGGCGCGGTCATCGCAGACGGACCGCCAGCAGAGGTACAGGCTAACCCCGACGTACAGTCGGCGTATCTCGGCGGCTACGAACCGGGGAGTCTGAATGATGAGTCGACAGCGGCCGAGTCAGACCCGGACTCGGGGGAGGGGACGGCGTGA